The Mycobacterium seoulense genome has a window encoding:
- a CDS encoding GAF domain-containing sensor histidine kinase → MVVHNDNGIFLDPVRASARRASASREIFAALLSDADLHLQPLQLIVERAAELADAEQVIVLVPVDPDQPRSDVDQLVVSAAVGVHAKELLGQEVPVSGSIVGEVFRSGEALISDTFRHPMRAFADIGERPAFVMLLRSGQQALGVMVVARNAAAPPFGDEYFDLARDFADHAAIALTLATARRHASEQTVLADRDRIAHDLHDHVIQRVFAIGMDLQGVTARLRSPQLAARVAQSVDGLDAVIDDIRRSIFKLQRPPAGRRSFARRIQDAVEHLSGDHREVTTLSMAGPMATVSDELAAHAEVVVVEVLSNAVWQSGAENITVEVSVTDELFIEITGDVGGIPSDDQRRIGLASIAQCAEDLGGQCMIASPPDRAIHVCWRIPLQDSSVHTTAVAPI, encoded by the coding sequence ATGGTAGTTCACAACGACAACGGCATCTTTTTGGACCCGGTGCGCGCGTCGGCCCGGCGAGCCAGCGCCAGCCGCGAAATTTTCGCCGCTCTCTTGTCCGACGCCGATCTTCATTTGCAGCCACTGCAGCTGATTGTCGAACGTGCCGCAGAGCTGGCCGATGCCGAGCAGGTGATCGTGCTCGTCCCGGTTGACCCCGATCAACCCCGCAGTGACGTGGACCAGCTGGTGGTGTCGGCAGCAGTGGGCGTGCACGCCAAGGAACTTCTCGGACAAGAGGTTCCGGTCAGTGGTTCCATCGTCGGTGAGGTGTTTCGGTCTGGTGAGGCCCTGATCAGCGATACGTTTCGCCATCCAATGCGGGCGTTCGCCGACATCGGTGAGCGACCCGCATTCGTGATGTTGCTGAGGTCCGGGCAGCAGGCACTGGGCGTGATGGTGGTGGCCCGTAACGCCGCTGCGCCACCTTTCGGCGACGAGTATTTTGACCTGGCCCGCGACTTCGCCGATCACGCCGCGATCGCCCTGACGCTAGCCACCGCGCGACGACACGCCAGTGAACAGACCGTGCTGGCTGATCGGGACCGCATCGCCCACGATCTGCATGACCATGTCATCCAGCGCGTCTTCGCCATTGGCATGGACTTGCAAGGTGTCACCGCACGCCTGCGTTCACCACAGCTGGCGGCGCGGGTGGCCCAATCCGTGGACGGATTGGACGCCGTCATCGACGACATCCGCCGCTCCATCTTCAAACTGCAACGTCCCCCGGCCGGGCGGCGCAGTTTCGCCCGGCGCATCCAGGACGCTGTCGAGCACCTCAGCGGGGACCACCGCGAGGTCACCACGCTGAGCATGGCTGGGCCCATGGCCACCGTGAGCGATGAACTCGCCGCCCACGCCGAAGTCGTTGTCGTCGAAGTGCTCAGCAACGCGGTGTGGCAATCAGGGGCCGAAAACATCACCGTCGAAGTCAGTGTCACCGACGAACTATTCATCGAGATCACTGGTGATGTAGGCGGAATCCCGTCGGACGACCAGCGCCGAATTGGCCTGGCGAGTATTGCCCAATGCGCCGAAGACCTCGGCGGCCAGTGCATGATCGCGAGCCCACCAGACCGCGCCATCCACGTCTGCTGGCGCATACCGCTGCAGGACTCGTCCGTCCATACGACAGCGGTGGCCCCGATATAG
- a CDS encoding serine/threonine-protein kinase produces MADVDAEAIQQDLIAGVAAELDFAGVEQIGRGGFGVVYRCAQPELDRMVAVKVLTNDLDPENLDRFLREQRAMGRLSGHPHIVTVLQVGTTRGGRPFIVMPYHGKGSLWGLVSAHGPLDWREALSIGVKLAGALEAAHRAGILHRDVKPGNVLLTDYGEPQLTDFGLARIAGGFETRSGVVIGSPAFIAPELLEGATPTTGSDVYSLGATLFCALTGHPPMGRSIPETLRDRGVPDDVVAVIETAMIRDPSRRPGTALEFGEQLREVQRRHRIPTDDMVVPVELRRAGSPRAGASDHRRDATPTPPAPATKYRPPASVQSLVPRDRLTALLRAAGRRRLILLYAPSGYGKTTLVAQWRAELTDYGVTVAWLTVDDDDNNVVWFLAHLLAAIRRVRPTLAEPLEQLLEQRGDEATRYVLTSLIDAIDETGEPVTLVIDDWQRVSDAHSIDALRYLIDHGCDHLQIIVTSWSRAGLPLSKLRVRDELVEIDCEKLRFDTDEARSLLNEAVGLQLAGSDVAALTASTDGWVAGLQMAKLSLRGGGDAGALVSRMSGESEAVGEFLAENVLDILDPQLVDFMMATSITERICGELASVLAGVAGGHAMLEDVERRGLFLRHIDHEPQWFRYHQMFAGFLRRRLERDNPGRLNDLHRTASAWFAERGHISEAVDHALAAGETGRAVDLVEDIQTRALINQSRMTTFLGLVEKLPPQLVTSRPLLQLPVAWANILLHRSRATEAALDRFTAALATADLPEARRAELTLEANVVRAVAEIYADRTDGLEGLLAEVMSRAHELRPVLPQAAAIALAFAAIQRFDFPAAQRLLEWVEPFNEQVGAVGAVYARSWSGIAARQQLDIPLALRRFREAFETGTAVGPHSYAARIAGAVLGEMLYETGELDEAAELLEESYHLGPEGGGVDYLVARYVVGAKTKAAQGDREAAAGRLDAGMAVAEKLRLPRLAAAITHERVRQGLPIDPAEAARLRAGGGIPRAGDGIATLTAELDAASGIRLLARSHAGDDRDEACRRAAALLAGIDPAARPLAALQARLLLVETVGAAGRGADAQDDIAAVRTLCTQHGLPRLLIDAGLG; encoded by the coding sequence ATGGCCGACGTGGATGCAGAGGCGATCCAGCAGGATCTGATCGCCGGGGTCGCCGCGGAACTCGACTTCGCCGGCGTCGAGCAGATCGGGCGCGGCGGATTTGGCGTGGTCTACCGTTGCGCCCAGCCCGAGCTGGACCGCATGGTGGCGGTCAAAGTCCTGACCAACGACCTCGACCCGGAAAATCTCGACAGATTCCTGCGTGAACAGCGCGCGATGGGCCGGCTCTCCGGGCACCCGCACATCGTCACCGTCCTGCAGGTCGGCACCACCCGCGGCGGCCGGCCGTTCATCGTGATGCCGTACCACGGCAAGGGGTCGCTATGGGGCCTGGTCAGCGCTCACGGGCCCCTGGACTGGCGCGAGGCGCTGAGCATCGGGGTGAAGCTCGCCGGCGCGCTGGAAGCGGCGCATCGGGCCGGCATCCTGCACCGCGACGTGAAGCCGGGCAACGTCCTGCTGACCGACTACGGGGAACCGCAGCTGACCGACTTCGGCCTGGCCCGCATCGCCGGCGGGTTCGAGACCCGCTCGGGCGTGGTCATCGGCTCACCCGCGTTCATCGCGCCCGAACTGCTCGAAGGCGCCACTCCGACAACCGGATCCGATGTCTACTCGTTGGGCGCGACGTTGTTCTGCGCGCTGACCGGCCACCCGCCGATGGGCCGGTCGATCCCCGAAACGCTGCGTGATCGGGGCGTGCCCGACGACGTCGTCGCGGTCATCGAGACCGCCATGATCCGCGATCCGTCGCGCCGGCCGGGGACGGCTCTCGAATTCGGTGAGCAGCTGCGTGAGGTCCAGCGCCGCCACCGCATCCCCACCGACGACATGGTGGTGCCGGTCGAGCTGAGGCGCGCAGGCTCGCCACGTGCGGGGGCCTCGGATCATCGGCGCGACGCCACGCCGACGCCGCCGGCGCCGGCGACGAAATACCGTCCTCCCGCCTCGGTTCAATCGCTGGTCCCGCGCGATCGGTTGACGGCGTTGCTGCGCGCGGCCGGGCGCAGGCGGCTGATCCTGCTGTACGCGCCGTCGGGGTACGGCAAGACCACCCTGGTCGCCCAATGGCGCGCCGAACTGACGGACTACGGCGTCACGGTGGCCTGGCTGACCGTCGACGACGACGACAACAACGTGGTGTGGTTCCTCGCCCACCTGCTCGCCGCGATCCGGCGCGTGCGTCCCACCCTGGCCGAACCGCTGGAGCAGCTACTCGAACAGCGCGGCGACGAGGCGACCCGTTACGTGTTGACCTCGCTGATCGACGCGATCGACGAGACCGGCGAACCCGTCACACTGGTCATCGACGACTGGCAGCGGGTATCGGACGCCCACAGCATCGACGCCCTGCGGTATCTGATCGACCACGGTTGCGATCACCTGCAGATCATCGTGACCAGCTGGTCGCGGGCCGGACTGCCGTTGAGCAAGTTACGAGTTCGCGATGAACTGGTCGAGATCGATTGTGAAAAGCTGCGATTCGATACCGACGAGGCGCGGTCACTGCTCAACGAGGCGGTCGGGCTGCAGTTGGCGGGCAGCGACGTGGCGGCCCTCACCGCATCGACGGACGGGTGGGTCGCCGGCCTGCAGATGGCGAAACTCTCCCTGCGCGGCGGTGGCGATGCCGGCGCTTTGGTGAGTCGGATGTCGGGAGAAAGCGAAGCGGTCGGCGAGTTCCTCGCCGAGAACGTCCTCGACATCCTCGACCCCCAACTGGTGGACTTCATGATGGCGACCTCGATCACCGAACGCATCTGCGGTGAGCTGGCATCGGTGTTGGCCGGCGTCGCCGGCGGACACGCCATGCTCGAAGACGTCGAGCGCCGCGGCCTGTTCCTGCGCCACATCGACCATGAGCCCCAATGGTTTCGTTACCACCAGATGTTCGCCGGATTCCTGCGCCGCCGGCTCGAACGCGACAACCCCGGCCGCCTCAACGACCTGCACCGCACGGCGTCGGCATGGTTCGCCGAGCGCGGCCACATCAGCGAGGCCGTCGACCATGCGCTGGCCGCGGGGGAGACCGGCCGGGCGGTGGACCTCGTCGAGGACATCCAGACCAGAGCGTTGATCAACCAGTCGCGCATGACCACCTTCCTCGGCCTCGTCGAGAAGCTGCCGCCGCAGCTGGTGACCTCGAGGCCGCTGCTGCAACTCCCCGTGGCGTGGGCGAACATCCTGCTGCACCGCAGCCGGGCCACCGAGGCGGCGCTCGATCGCTTCACCGCCGCCCTGGCCACGGCCGACCTGCCCGAGGCGAGGCGGGCCGAGCTGACACTGGAAGCAAACGTGGTGCGCGCGGTGGCCGAGATCTATGCCGACCGGACCGACGGGCTCGAGGGCCTGCTGGCCGAGGTGATGTCGAGGGCGCACGAACTGCGCCCGGTGCTGCCCCAGGCCGCCGCCATCGCCCTGGCGTTCGCGGCGATTCAGCGCTTCGACTTCCCTGCCGCGCAGCGCCTCTTGGAGTGGGTCGAGCCCTTCAACGAGCAGGTCGGCGCGGTCGGTGCGGTCTACGCCCGCAGCTGGTCCGGCATCGCCGCCCGCCAGCAGCTCGACATCCCGCTCGCGTTGCGCCGTTTCCGGGAGGCGTTCGAGACCGGCACTGCGGTGGGGCCCCACTCCTACGCGGCCCGGATCGCCGGCGCCGTGCTCGGTGAAATGCTCTATGAGACCGGCGAATTGGACGAGGCGGCGGAGCTACTGGAGGAGAGCTATCACCTCGGCCCCGAAGGGGGCGGAGTCGACTACCTGGTGGCGCGCTATGTCGTCGGCGCCAAAACCAAAGCCGCGCAGGGCGATCGCGAGGCCGCCGCCGGCCGTCTGGACGCGGGCATGGCGGTGGCCGAGAAGCTGCGGTTACCGCGCCTGGCCGCCGCCATCACCCACGAGCGGGTCAGGCAGGGGCTGCCGATCGACCCCGCCGAGGCCGCCCGGCTGCGTGCCGGGGGCGGCATTCCGCGCGCCGGCGACGGCATCGCCACCCTCACCGCCGAACTCGACGCCGCCTCCGGCATCCGACTGCTCGCCCGGAGCCACGCCGGCGACGACCGGGACGAGGCGTGCCGCCGCGCGGCCGCCCTGCTGGCCGGAATCGACCCGGCCGCCCGGCCGCTGGCCGCCTTGCAAGCCCGCCTGTTGCTCGTCGAAACCGTCGGCGCCGCGGGGCGCGGCGCCGATGCGCAGGACGACATCGCGGCGGTGCGCACCCTGTGCACGCAGCATGGATTGCCGCGGCTGCTCATCGACGCGGGCCTCGGTTGA